The DNA region GATAATTATGTTTGAGACATTGTCACATTAAATATAAACACCTTCTAATCAAAATTCAAACTATGGTTCATTCCCTTGTAATGTTTCCTTTTTTTTAtcttgtttttgacaaatttgTATCTTTCTTTTGAAAAGTAATAAAGGGGGTGAAAAAGGAGTTCGAAAAAATGCCTCATATCAGTTCCTAGTTTACAGCCCAAAAGTTAATGCAACTAACTATGCAGGTGAAATGATTCAACAACAAATGAATAATATCTATAGAAACTATATACGAATGATATTCCAATTGGAGATCCTCTAATATCACAATGTCATAAGCAGAAACAGAAGAATCACGTTTCTAAAATTCACAAGACAATCTCTAAACAATGCTTTCATTTCCACATAGAATGTTACAGTTAAAGAAGTAAATATTTCAAGCTGTAAAATTTTTATTGTCATTTGACAAAAAACAATTCCAACAGAAAAAAATACATAATCTTCTCCAGAGAAAAAATACTGGAAAGTTTTGAGGCTGTGAGGAATCAGATTATGAGATGCATCTCAAATTGAAGTCTTTGATTCTAGTTCTAAAAATTTGAATTAGGCATTGCTCAACCCTGTAAAATCGGCTTAAAAACACATATTGTGAGACTCTGAACACACTCTCCTTGTCACTTTGAAACTGAACATCTGAAGCGTGGCCCGAGAGACCCAAGACTACTTCGCTGCCAGTCATGAAAAAGAATGAGAACACGTATCTTTGTTCTCAAGGTGATTAACTCAAAGCATTAATGAAAGCATTATTAACACAAACATTGATTAATCAGTCAGTTTTCGGATGATCCCCTGGTAGGAGTCATGAGCAATTTTACCAGAAATCTCCACAAGAGCAAACACCGTCTTTGAAATGGTGAAAACGATTTGTGTCTCTTACAAAAATTTCTCTGTCTTCTATTCTGCTTATAACTTTGATAACAGCATGACAGTCATCACAAATTCTCAGGTTCTTGATCACCTGAAGAGGTTGTCCGGGATTCGTGTTGATTAGTCCTAATACTACTGCCAATTTCTCACTGTGACCACACAATATCTGCTCCTTGTCTTGTTCCTCCACATCTTGCAGCACAGATTTAGTCATCGGGAGGTAACCGGACTTCTTAATCTCAATACTCAATTTATCAGACTTCTCCAAAATCTCTTTCATCTGTGGATGTGATTTGTCGCCAGAAAGAAGTGTGTGTACCCTCCGTCCGATTTCAATCCAACTACAGCCAGGATTTTTCCTCAAACCCTTATTCTTCATCATATCGCGTATTCTATTCTCTTCATCCCACATACCCTTTGAAGCATAAATATTGGAAAGAAGAACGTAGTTCCCAGGATTGTCGGGTTCTAACACAAAAAGCTTCTCCGCCGCAATCTCAGCTAAACTCAAATTATGGTGAACTCTACAAGAACTTAACAAGGCTCCCCATACACAAGCATCTGGTTCAAATGGCATTTCCTTGACGACAGAATAAGCTTCTTCTAGTTTTCCTACACGACTGAGAAGCGTCACTATGCAAGCATAATGTTCCATCTGAGGTTTAACATCGTATTCTTTCGACATGCTATTAAAGTAATTCCATCCCTCTTCGGTTAAGCCGTTTTGGGAGCACGCAGATAACACACTTGTGAAGGTAATTGAGTCGGGCTTATGATCGGTTTGCAACATCATATGAAACATTTCAAATGTTTCCTTAGCTTTTCCATGCATAGCATAACCACTCATAACTGCATTCCAAGAAACCAAATTCCGAGATGGCATTAGATCAAAACAACGTCGCGCTAACTGGATTCTTCCGCAATTGGAATACATATCGATCAATGCACTACCTACATATACATCATCGAAAATTCCCTTCCTGAGAGAAAAACAATGGATTTCCTTTCCATGcattaacgctgaaatatttcCACAAGCAGGGATCAAACTTGGGATAGTGACAGCATTAGGCTCCACACCATCAGCCTGCATATCTCTAAAAAGCTCCAAAGCTTCCATGTCTTTTCCATTCTGGGAGCAGCTAGCGATTATCGATGTCCATGTCACAACATTCAATTCCATTTCCCGAGCTTTAAACTTCTTAAACACCTCCAATGCAGTATCAACCAAACCATTGCGCGACAACCCAGTAAGAAAAGCATTCAAAGAACCTATTTCAGTTTGATCAATTCCATTAAACACCCGAGACATCTCAGATGCGCATCCACATCTTCCATACATGTCAAGAAGCGCACTCAGCACAAAATTGTCCAATTCCAAACCCTGCTTGATTGCATATCCATGAACCTGTTCACCCAACAAAACATCCTCCAAGTTCCCAATACCAGGCAGAACACACGAAACAGTTGACCCATCAGGCAAAAACCCTTCCGATATCATCTCACGAAACAACATCACCGCCTCAATATAAGACCCTGCATTTCCAAACCCAGCAATCATACCATTCCACGAAACCAAATTCGGCTCCACACCCTCATTTCTCATCTCAGAAAAAAGCTCTTTCGCCTTATCAACAAGCCCTAGTCGCGAGTAACCCGCAATCATAGCACTCCAACCAATCACATCTCTTTCAGACATACTATCAAACAGTTTCCGTGCATCTTCAATTCGATTACATTTCAAATACATATGAACCAAAGAAGACACCAAGATAGAATCAGAACCAAACCCAGAAACAGCAGCAAATCCATGAACCTGTCTACCAGGTTTCAATGCTTTCAATATAGCACAAGCCTTGATAGCACTAGGAAGAAGATAACTATCGGGAACAAGACCACGAGAACCCATATGAGAAAACGCACCAAGAACATGATGGAAGTGATGTGACCTAGCAAAAGCATGAACAATGGATGAGAAAGAGAAGATTGTGGGTTGAGGGAGAGAAGAGAGGATAATGCTGAGTTGTGGGAAGGGAAGGTAATGAGAATAGAGAGTGAGGAGACTTGTGGTGAGTTGGGTGTTGGAAAAGAAATCGAATTTGAGGAAAAGTGCGTGAGCTTGTCGAGCATGGAATAGAGTGGAGGTTGATGAATTGAGACATTGCGAAATGGATTGGAACATTGGAACGAGAAAGGGTTTTGTTTTGAACGATGATGAATGTTAATGTATTTGTTAGAATGTGTTATGGTTATGGTGCTATCTGTGTTGGGGATTTTGGTTTGGAATTGGAAACATAGTTGTGGATTTGTTTGTTCTGCACTTGTGTTCCAGTTTACATAGTCATAGATTGATCGAATCTCTGAGTATCGTTGCCGCTGGTCAAGTGTTCGTTTTTTATTTGTACCGGAAAAATAGTTATCGCTTTTTTTATATTTGAAAATTGTATTTTGATTTATTTGAAAATAGTAAATAAGGTTTGTTTATATGGAGAACACATATTTAAGGGAGTTAGATTTTCAAATACTCTCTCATTATAGGAAAAAGTCACAATGATTTCTAGTGTTTGAAGTTGAAGATTCATCTCCGAGCGCACatttttttaaatacttcttAGTGTAAATTGTTAAGGTATTTTATGTGGTTAAAATTTAATCCAGCGATACATATTTGTATGTATATGTAGTTAATCCGGGGATGTATTTTCGTAAAAACCTTAATttaaaattcatttgaaactCAAGATCTCCAGATACTTTCATTTCGTATACTCACGTCAGACTTTTtcctctttcttcttcattttggaAAAGTCACTAAAAAATATATCATTTGAGCTTTTTTGCTGCAAAGCATTTTCAAACCCTATTTGACGAAGTTACTCACTTCACTGTACTTCATTTGCTACAAAGTTACTCACTCGATTGAAATTTCTCATCCATAATTTTGATTTGGTAAGTTTCTCGATTCTTTCTTTtttgtattttgtatgatgtttTAGGTAACATATGTTGTTTAAGTTATATTAGATGGTAGTGCAATTGGAATAGGTAGCCTAAATGGACATGCGTTTTCATTTTGTTGGAAGTTATGACAGCAATGGGGTATCTGTCATGGTTGAAAATCACGACTTCATCTGAAGATGCATCTTCGGATTATGTCTGAACTATTTTCGAAGATGTATCTCCGGATTTGTACCTGGCTGAATTTTGGTTGAATTTGTGACGTGACTTTCTAGTTTTAACGCATGTGTAATGAATGGAAAACAACTGTGGAAAATTAGGCTCGACCGTTTGTCCCAAACCGCGTCTGTACGACATGAGATGGTCGCGGCCAGGACCACAAGGCCACGAGTCGATGATAACTCGTTTGATGATTCACAACGTCAAGGTTCACAACCATCTGGTTCTACTTCTGGTACTCTCCTACCTCAGACATCTACTTTATGGGGCCACATGTCCCTAGATGATGAAACACCTAAAGCATTTGAAGCCCAAGATAAACTCGCTGCTAATGTCTTTGTAGAGAGTTATCCAGGAGGCCTATTTGATACCTCATTTCTTTATCTCTATGGAGACCATGTTGCTAGCCATGTATGGAAAGGAGAGGTATATTTATTTACTTTGGCTTTACATATGTTTTAAACTAATTAAATCGCAACCGATGGTGATATACTTTTTTTATAGGAGCTCTCGTGTTTAAAATCGATAAACTACGGCAAGAAGATATTGGATTTGGAATAACCCGACGCTGATTGGTTTAGGAATGCTATCAATTATTCTAGTTTTTCTGATTTTTGTGATGTTGTGTACATGACCATAAACCATGGTATATAGGTGAAATTTGCAGAGATATGACATTTATAGACGTCATCTTTCCACCTTCCTATTGGCTAGGTGACCATCACCCTGGATGATGTCTCATGCTTCTTGCATCTGTCCATCAGGGGAAATTACTGGACAGCAAAAGACTGTGTCGAGAGGAAACCAACTAGTGGTTGGTTACATATTTGGGGGCTGACTCAATAGATGTCGCAAATGAGGTAGTTGACACCAAAGGTGCTCATGCTAGATTTAAGTTCTTAGAAGAACTTTATAAAGACCAGTTGTAGTGGACTGAGGATGTCGATGGTGATTATATACAGGTTGAGTACCACTAGCAATATGCATTAAGGTGTTACCTTTCTTTCCTGGTTGGCATGTCCATTTTTGTGGAAAAAAGTGCAACCTATGTCGATGTGGTCTACCTTAAATACTTAATTGACTTGATTGTGATTTATGAGTATAACTAGGAGCCTCTTGTTTGGCATACATGTACTCAAAGTTGAGTGAGGGTTGTCTTTGAAAGACAAAGCAGATGACGGGAAGTTGCACGCTCATTACAATAATCTATTGTTATTAATATTTTcataattatttttttatatgtGTTATCAATATTTTA from Lathyrus oleraceus cultivar Zhongwan6 chromosome 1, CAAS_Psat_ZW6_1.0, whole genome shotgun sequence includes:
- the LOC127133171 gene encoding pentatricopeptide repeat-containing protein At1g20230 gives rise to the protein MFQSISQCLNSSTSTLFHARQAHALFLKFDFFSNTQLTTSLLTLYSHYLPFPQLSIILSSLPQPTIFSFSSIVHAFARSHHFHHVLGAFSHMGSRGLVPDSYLLPSAIKACAILKALKPGRQVHGFAAVSGFGSDSILVSSLVHMYLKCNRIEDARKLFDSMSERDVIGWSAMIAGYSRLGLVDKAKELFSEMRNEGVEPNLVSWNGMIAGFGNAGSYIEAVMLFREMISEGFLPDGSTVSCVLPGIGNLEDVLLGEQVHGYAIKQGLELDNFVLSALLDMYGRCGCASEMSRVFNGIDQTEIGSLNAFLTGLSRNGLVDTALEVFKKFKAREMELNVVTWTSIIASCSQNGKDMEALELFRDMQADGVEPNAVTIPSLIPACGNISALMHGKEIHCFSLRKGIFDDVYVGSALIDMYSNCGRIQLARRCFDLMPSRNLVSWNAVMSGYAMHGKAKETFEMFHMMLQTDHKPDSITFTSVLSACSQNGLTEEGWNYFNSMSKEYDVKPQMEHYACIVTLLSRVGKLEEAYSVVKEMPFEPDACVWGALLSSCRVHHNLSLAEIAAEKLFVLEPDNPGNYVLLSNIYASKGMWDEENRIRDMMKNKGLRKNPGCSWIEIGRRVHTLLSGDKSHPQMKEILEKSDKLSIEIKKSGYLPMTKSVLQDVEEQDKEQILCGHSEKLAVVLGLINTNPGQPLQVIKNLRICDDCHAVIKVISRIEDREIFVRDTNRFHHFKDGVCSCGDFW